In the genome of Gordonia rubripertincta, one region contains:
- a CDS encoding ABC transporter substrate-binding protein → MFRSVRSRRTRALLAVGLSAAALLSACGGRPATGDGTSTGVPAAAGDYVDGGVIEYGHEQEPPCIHGGWVQNAYLARQYLDNLVSLDDNGTPVPWLATRWEISPDRKTYTFRLKPDVKFSDGTDLDAAAVKTNFDKYLDPDAPNGTVMAYIGQYYAGGEVLDRNTYALHLKRPYSPLLTVLTQGYFGIQSPTALARGKKENCSKPVGSGPFIIERWDRNRSITFVRNPDYNSAPANAKHQGPAYVDKVIWKFLKDPVLRYGSLTSGSSDLIYNVPAINWADATTRFQTKQYVTPGRPNAITLNVDHAPFDDVRVRQAFAYSADREKAVETAFLGVVPFNSNGALSQSTPDYDPAAGAYVRDPAKANALLDQAGWAARDSDGIRTKDGRRLIARVVYAADAIVGPEGAAILQNIAYQARDVGFDIELVPATQSEYFGGNYAKAPTYDAYVGYWTSPTPGLLHINWRQRLEDSPNPHNTAYYNDPILQGFIEKANSSADPAEQREFYSKAQKLIGDQALSIGLYTQTTSIAANPKLHDVWVEKSQGEPVFADARFVR, encoded by the coding sequence GTGTTCAGATCTGTCCGGTCCAGACGGACCCGAGCCCTACTGGCAGTCGGCCTGTCGGCCGCTGCGCTGCTGTCGGCGTGCGGGGGGCGCCCGGCCACCGGAGACGGAACGTCGACGGGCGTGCCCGCGGCGGCCGGTGACTACGTCGACGGCGGCGTCATCGAATACGGGCATGAGCAGGAACCGCCGTGCATCCACGGCGGCTGGGTCCAGAACGCCTATCTCGCACGGCAGTACCTCGACAACCTCGTCTCGCTCGACGACAACGGGACACCGGTGCCGTGGCTGGCGACCAGGTGGGAGATCTCTCCCGACCGCAAGACCTACACCTTCCGCCTCAAGCCCGATGTGAAGTTCAGCGATGGAACCGATCTCGACGCAGCCGCGGTGAAGACCAACTTCGACAAGTACCTCGATCCGGACGCTCCCAACGGAACGGTCATGGCCTACATCGGACAGTACTACGCCGGCGGCGAGGTTCTCGATCGCAATACCTACGCGCTGCATCTGAAGCGGCCGTACAGTCCGCTGCTGACGGTTCTCACCCAGGGGTACTTCGGGATTCAGTCGCCGACCGCTCTCGCGCGCGGGAAGAAGGAGAACTGCTCGAAACCCGTCGGGTCCGGTCCGTTCATCATCGAGCGCTGGGATCGTAACCGGAGCATCACCTTTGTGCGGAACCCGGACTACAACTCGGCGCCCGCCAACGCGAAGCACCAGGGGCCGGCCTACGTCGACAAGGTGATCTGGAAGTTCCTCAAGGACCCGGTGCTGCGGTACGGTTCGCTGACCAGCGGATCGTCCGATCTCATCTACAACGTCCCGGCCATCAACTGGGCCGACGCGACAACGCGGTTCCAGACCAAGCAGTATGTGACGCCGGGACGTCCAAACGCGATCACGCTCAACGTCGATCACGCACCGTTCGACGACGTCCGCGTGCGTCAGGCGTTCGCCTACTCGGCAGATCGTGAAAAGGCCGTGGAGACCGCGTTTCTCGGTGTCGTGCCGTTCAACTCGAACGGCGCGCTGAGCCAGAGCACCCCCGACTATGACCCGGCCGCAGGCGCCTACGTCCGTGATCCGGCCAAGGCGAACGCGCTGCTCGACCAGGCCGGTTGGGCCGCGCGCGACTCCGACGGCATACGCACCAAGGACGGTCGACGTCTCATCGCACGTGTCGTCTACGCGGCCGACGCCATCGTCGGACCCGAGGGGGCGGCGATCCTGCAGAACATCGCCTACCAGGCGCGCGACGTCGGGTTCGACATCGAACTCGTCCCGGCGACGCAGAGCGAGTACTTCGGCGGCAACTACGCAAAGGCACCCACCTACGACGCCTACGTCGGGTATTGGACGAGTCCGACCCCGGGGCTGCTCCACATCAACTGGCGTCAGCGTCTCGAGGATTCGCCCAACCCGCACAACACGGCCTACTACAACGACCCGATCCTGCAGGGCTTCATCGAGAAGGCCAACAGTTCGGCGGACCCGGCGGAGCAGCGCGAGTTCTACAGCAAGGCCCAGAAGCTGATCGGCGACCAGGCGCTGTCGATCGGCCTGTACACACAGACGACCTCGATTGCGGCCAACCCCAAGCTGCACGACGTGTGGGTCGAGAAGTCCCAAGGTGAACCGGTGTTCGCGGATGCGAGGTTTGTTCGATGA
- a CDS encoding recombinase family protein has translation MSLGYARETPGAHALGPQIDALTEAGVDPGRIYTDAADRAQPADRRAGMVALLDYARAGDTTVVVGIDRLGRNIREVMAITRELAKRRIGLRSLREGIDTDDPTGAMVVGVLASLAELDDPSPALTSARPLTTTHRRSPSTVGRPRVLDDEQVLRAEQMRAAGESVPRIAQTLGVSRATLYRTLAERRTVR, from the coding sequence ATGTCCCTCGGATACGCGCGCGAGACCCCGGGAGCGCACGCTCTCGGGCCACAGATCGATGCACTGACCGAGGCGGGTGTGGATCCGGGTCGGATCTACACCGACGCCGCCGACCGGGCGCAGCCCGCAGACCGTCGGGCGGGGATGGTTGCCCTACTGGACTATGCGCGAGCCGGCGACACCACGGTGGTGGTGGGCATCGACCGACTGGGCCGTAACATCCGCGAGGTCATGGCCATCACACGTGAACTCGCAAAACGACGCATCGGTCTCCGCTCGTTACGCGAGGGCATCGACACCGATGATCCGACCGGCGCGATGGTCGTCGGCGTCCTGGCATCACTGGCCGAGCTCGACGACCCCTCCCCCGCACTCACCTCGGCGAGGCCGCTGACGACGACGCACCGGCGATCGCCGTCGACGGTCGGCCGACCCCGCGTCCTCGACGACGAGCAGGTCCTCCGCGCCGAGCAGATGCGAGCCGCAGGCGAATCCGTGCCACGCATCGCCCAGACGCTGGGGGTCAGCCGTGCGACGCTCTACCGCACACTCGCCGAAAGGCGCACGGTCCGTTGA
- a CDS encoding ATP-binding protein — MVQLTVGSHRDDATSDVVLSAHKFNRHTFWCGQSGSGKTYALGVVLEQLLLNTRLPLLILDPNADFTRLPETRDTTDPELAAAIAASDIQVLHSTRRDLPQLRARFTDLPLTAKAAVLQLDPIADADEYNVLLHADAVLSGGGADTPDQSTYISALRASDDPGHQRLAKRIENLQVLDWDLWARGEVAATDIIDGRPQATVLDLGGFAHPAEPKVAALAVLEHLWAHREERRPVLIVIDEAHNICPPVATSAVEQALIDRVVQIAAEGRKFGLWLLLSTQRPTKIHPNVLSQCDNLCLMRMNAPRDLAELADTFGFVGEHMLAESPDFRQGEALFAGGFITTPTFTRMGARITEEGGADVGVPLLA, encoded by the coding sequence GTGGTTCAGCTGACAGTGGGAAGCCATCGCGACGACGCGACGTCCGACGTCGTCCTCTCCGCACACAAGTTCAACCGGCACACCTTCTGGTGCGGCCAGAGCGGTTCGGGAAAGACCTATGCACTCGGGGTGGTGCTGGAGCAGTTGCTGCTGAACACCCGACTGCCGCTGCTCATCCTGGACCCGAATGCCGACTTCACCCGGCTTCCGGAGACGCGGGACACCACCGACCCCGAACTCGCCGCGGCCATCGCCGCATCCGACATCCAGGTGCTGCATTCGACCCGACGTGATCTCCCGCAGTTGCGGGCACGGTTCACCGATCTGCCGCTGACCGCGAAGGCCGCCGTCCTGCAGCTGGATCCGATCGCCGACGCCGACGAGTACAACGTCCTGCTGCACGCCGACGCCGTGCTCAGCGGCGGCGGTGCCGACACACCCGATCAGAGCACCTACATCTCCGCGCTGCGCGCCTCCGACGATCCCGGCCACCAGCGGTTGGCCAAGCGGATCGAGAATCTCCAGGTCCTGGACTGGGACCTGTGGGCGCGGGGCGAGGTCGCGGCCACCGACATCATCGACGGACGCCCGCAGGCCACCGTGCTCGATCTGGGCGGATTCGCCCACCCGGCAGAACCCAAGGTGGCGGCGCTCGCCGTGCTCGAACACCTGTGGGCGCATCGCGAAGAGCGGCGGCCCGTTCTCATCGTGATCGACGAGGCCCACAACATCTGCCCACCCGTCGCCACCAGCGCGGTCGAGCAGGCCCTCATCGACCGCGTCGTGCAGATCGCCGCCGAGGGACGCAAGTTCGGACTCTGGCTCCTCCTGTCGACGCAACGGCCGACGAAGATCCACCCCAACGTGTTGTCCCAGTGCGACAACCTGTGCCTGATGCGGATGAACGCGCCGCGCGATCTGGCCGAACTCGCCGACACCTTCGGGTTCGTCGGCGAACACATGCTGGCGGAGTCGCCCGACTTCCGGCAGGGCGAGGCTCTCTTCGCGGGCGGGTTCATCACCACACCCACGTTCACCCGGATGGGTGCTCGGATCACCGAAGAGGGCGGCGCCGACGTCGGAGTGCCGCTGCTCGCCTGA
- a CDS encoding chorismate mutase family protein has product MNESTGNNGQTVTEGNLGERELADLRAELDTIDNRLLDDVRARIEVCTRIAYLKERHAIPVMQPRRVGAVHDHAHRYALDHGLSPQFLHDLYDLLISETCRVEDRIVETAELRTHGAPVEHAGRDRVPARRTAADGATDTSVG; this is encoded by the coding sequence GTGAACGAATCGACGGGCAACAACGGGCAGACGGTGACCGAGGGCAACCTCGGCGAACGAGAACTCGCGGACCTCCGTGCGGAACTGGACACGATCGACAATCGGCTGCTCGACGATGTCCGTGCCCGGATCGAGGTCTGCACGCGCATCGCGTACCTCAAGGAGCGCCACGCCATTCCGGTGATGCAACCGCGTCGCGTCGGCGCGGTGCACGATCACGCTCACCGTTACGCCCTGGATCACGGACTCTCCCCGCAGTTCCTGCACGATCTCTACGACCTGCTCATCTCGGAGACCTGCCGGGTGGAGGACCGCATCGTGGAGACCGCAGAACTGCGGACGCACGGCGCTCCGGTCGAGCACGCGGGGCGCGATCGCGTCCCGGCCCGGCGGACGGCCGCGGACGGCGCTACCGACACCAGCGTGGGCTGA
- a CDS encoding LLM class flavin-dependent oxidoreductase: MSEPKPLRFAAFVMNTTSHILHGAWRAPDARQTDFNSLQHWIDLAKTLEEARFDFIFFADVVGLYDDYQGDWKKFVDTGLQIPSNDPLVLASALASHTENLGIAITSSILQEHPFDFARKISTLDHASNGRIAWNIVTSLSQNAWRNFGYDGITAHDDRYAWAEEYVDVVYKLWEGSWDDGALIQDKVRGIHADFDKVHKIHHVGDRYRVEGPHLVAPSPQRTPVLFQAGSSPTGRRFAARNAEAQFIVSPTPQAAKGLVEDTRRLAAGAGRDPQDIQFFQGLSFVIGSTEEEARRKAAELDEYIDPSTIIAHSAGGLGFDLGFYDLDTPIGEIRTEGTQSTLLWLREAVPDREPTVRDLAELRSRSGRVVGTPEQIADRLAEWRDAGVGGINVINATIPNSYIEFAEHVLPVLRERGLAQHEYAPGTSRRKLTGRDTLPDTHPAAAYRGAFAGKVEVPA, translated from the coding sequence GTGTCAGAGCCAAAACCCTTGCGTTTCGCCGCATTTGTGATGAACACGACGTCCCACATCCTGCACGGGGCGTGGCGTGCCCCCGATGCGCGACAGACGGACTTCAACTCCCTCCAGCACTGGATCGACCTCGCAAAGACGTTGGAAGAGGCCAGATTCGATTTCATCTTCTTCGCTGACGTCGTCGGACTCTACGACGATTACCAGGGCGACTGGAAGAAGTTCGTCGACACCGGCCTGCAGATCCCGAGCAACGATCCGCTGGTTCTCGCCTCCGCGCTCGCATCACACACCGAGAACCTGGGCATCGCCATCACCAGTTCGATCCTGCAGGAACACCCCTTCGATTTCGCCCGCAAGATCTCCACGCTCGATCACGCCTCCAACGGACGCATCGCGTGGAACATCGTCACCAGCCTTTCCCAGAACGCCTGGCGCAACTTCGGATACGACGGCATCACCGCGCACGACGACCGCTACGCGTGGGCCGAGGAGTACGTCGATGTCGTCTACAAGCTCTGGGAGGGCAGTTGGGATGACGGTGCCCTCATCCAGGACAAGGTCCGTGGCATCCACGCCGATTTCGACAAGGTCCACAAGATCCATCACGTCGGCGACCGTTACCGCGTCGAGGGACCGCATCTGGTCGCACCGTCGCCGCAACGCACACCGGTGCTGTTCCAGGCCGGCTCGTCGCCCACGGGCCGTCGGTTCGCCGCACGGAATGCCGAGGCGCAGTTCATCGTGTCGCCCACACCGCAGGCGGCCAAGGGCCTCGTCGAAGACACCCGTCGTCTGGCCGCCGGGGCAGGTCGCGATCCGCAGGACATCCAATTCTTCCAGGGTCTTTCGTTCGTCATCGGGAGCACCGAGGAGGAGGCACGGCGGAAGGCAGCCGAGCTCGATGAGTACATCGACCCGAGCACGATCATCGCCCACTCGGCGGGTGGTCTCGGGTTCGATCTCGGGTTTTACGACCTCGACACCCCGATCGGCGAGATAAGGACCGAGGGCACGCAGAGCACGCTGCTGTGGCTGCGCGAGGCCGTGCCCGACCGTGAGCCGACCGTTCGCGACCTGGCCGAACTGCGCAGTCGCAGCGGACGCGTCGTCGGCACCCCGGAGCAGATCGCCGATCGCCTGGCGGAATGGCGAGACGCCGGTGTCGGCGGCATCAACGTCATCAACGCGACGATCCCGAACAGCTACATCGAGTTCGCGGAGCACGTCCTCCCGGTGCTGCGCGAACGCGGGCTGGCTCAACACGAGTACGCGCCGGGCACGAGCCGGCGCAAACTGACCGGTCGGGACACCCTTCCGGACACGCATCCCGCCGCGGCCTACCGTGGCGCGTTCGCCGGGAAGGTCGAGGTGCCTGCATGA
- the pabB gene encoding aminodeoxychorismate synthase component I has protein sequence MGAVRTLLIDNYDSFTYNLHALLTEVNGEEPVVVANDAPWSSVNLAAFDNVVVSPGPGRPDCARDFGISGRALTDSGLPVLGVCLGHQGLCHLFGSPVVSAPEPRHGRISAVHHDGQGLFAGLPSPFRAVRYHSLAVREVPAELEAQAWSDDGVLMAVRHRGLPLWGVQFHPESICTEYGRELLANFAAATPVRARRPRPPVSRTTAEEQPAPMKPAHDFRVRSERVDRVVDPSAVYERLFADGPNSFWLDGSAANEAGSRFSVMGDCSGPRAEYVTYRVPEMTVRVDHSDGTGEEIRSTFFEYLDARLRERSVAPRPDLPFGFCLGYVGYLGYELKADTGGQLAHASEQADAALVFADRAVVIDHERGFAYLLALEPVNGAAAGTIDLETARWLHETASAIRELRDHDSDPVVTAPPLVQESHEVPILFRHDHPTYLRLIEQCLAEIRSGESYEVCLTNSATVHRSLDPVSGYSCLREISPMPYSALLQFSGLSVLSASPERFLKVGADRTVESKPIKGTRPRSADPVQDEGFQHDLRHSEKDRSENLMIVDLVRNDLSRVCEPGSVHVPSLFDVETYSPVHQLVSTVRGTLREGVSAVDCVRAAFPGGSMTGAPKIRTMEIIDKLEAGPRGVYSGAIGYFSLTGTADLSIVIRTMVATESEVTFGVGGAIVALSDPEDEFEETMVKALSMRRCLSVADESGP, from the coding sequence GTGGGCGCGGTGCGGACACTGCTGATCGACAACTACGACTCGTTCACCTACAACCTCCACGCTCTGTTGACGGAGGTGAACGGCGAAGAGCCGGTGGTCGTCGCCAATGATGCGCCATGGTCGTCGGTGAATCTGGCGGCATTCGACAACGTGGTGGTCTCCCCCGGTCCGGGGCGTCCCGACTGCGCCCGCGACTTCGGGATCAGCGGGCGGGCCCTCACCGACAGCGGACTTCCCGTGCTCGGAGTGTGCCTGGGGCACCAAGGGTTGTGTCACCTGTTCGGAAGTCCGGTGGTCTCGGCGCCGGAGCCTCGGCACGGACGGATCAGCGCGGTCCACCACGACGGTCAGGGCCTGTTCGCTGGCCTTCCGTCTCCGTTTCGGGCGGTGAGGTATCACTCGCTGGCGGTGCGGGAGGTCCCGGCCGAACTGGAGGCCCAGGCGTGGTCGGACGACGGCGTTCTGATGGCGGTGCGACATCGGGGACTCCCGTTGTGGGGGGTGCAGTTCCATCCGGAGTCGATCTGCACGGAGTACGGGCGGGAGTTGCTGGCGAATTTCGCCGCGGCCACACCGGTGCGAGCGCGGCGACCGCGACCTCCGGTGTCGAGAACCACCGCCGAGGAGCAGCCGGCACCGATGAAGCCGGCACACGACTTCCGGGTGCGGTCGGAGCGGGTGGACCGGGTCGTCGACCCGTCTGCGGTGTACGAGCGCTTGTTCGCCGACGGACCGAACAGCTTCTGGCTCGACGGGTCGGCGGCCAACGAGGCGGGAAGCCGGTTCTCTGTGATGGGTGACTGCTCGGGCCCACGCGCCGAGTACGTGACCTACCGGGTCCCGGAAATGACGGTGCGAGTGGACCATTCGGACGGTACCGGGGAAGAGATTCGCAGCACCTTCTTCGAGTATCTCGACGCCCGGTTGCGGGAGCGGTCGGTGGCGCCCCGGCCGGACTTGCCGTTCGGGTTCTGCCTCGGTTACGTCGGTTATCTCGGCTACGAACTCAAGGCGGACACCGGCGGCCAGTTGGCGCACGCTTCGGAACAGGCCGATGCGGCACTGGTGTTCGCGGACCGGGCCGTCGTGATCGATCACGAACGCGGGTTCGCCTACCTCCTCGCCCTCGAACCGGTGAACGGCGCGGCGGCCGGCACCATCGACCTGGAGACGGCGCGGTGGTTGCACGAGACGGCGTCGGCCATCCGGGAGCTGCGGGACCACGACTCCGACCCGGTCGTGACCGCTCCCCCGCTGGTCCAGGAATCGCACGAGGTGCCGATCCTGTTCCGGCACGACCACCCGACCTACCTGAGGCTCATCGAACAGTGCTTGGCAGAGATCCGGTCCGGGGAGTCCTACGAGGTGTGTCTGACGAATTCGGCGACCGTGCACCGCAGCCTCGACCCGGTGTCCGGCTACTCCTGCCTCCGCGAGATCAGCCCGATGCCCTACAGCGCGCTCCTGCAGTTCTCTGGGTTGTCAGTGCTCAGCGCGTCCCCCGAACGGTTCCTGAAGGTGGGTGCCGATCGCACGGTGGAGTCGAAGCCGATCAAGGGCACCCGGCCGCGGTCGGCGGATCCCGTGCAGGACGAAGGATTTCAGCACGACCTGCGCCACAGCGAGAAGGACCGGTCCGAGAACCTGATGATCGTGGATCTCGTCCGCAACGACTTGTCGCGGGTTTGCGAACCCGGTTCCGTGCACGTGCCCTCGCTGTTCGACGTCGAAACCTATTCGCCGGTACACCAATTGGTGTCGACGGTGCGCGGGACGCTGCGTGAGGGAGTGTCCGCGGTGGACTGTGTGCGGGCGGCGTTCCCGGGCGGGTCGATGACCGGGGCGCCGAAGATCCGCACGATGGAGATCATCGACAAACTCGAGGCCGGTCCGCGGGGGGTGTATTCGGGTGCGATCGGCTACTTCTCGCTGACCGGAACCGCCGACCTGTCGATCGTGATCCGCACCATGGTGGCCACTGAATCCGAGGTGACCTTCGGGGTCGGGGGTGCGATCGTCGCGCTGTCGGACCCGGAAGACGAGTTCGAGGAGACGATGGTGAAGGCACTGTCGATGCGACGCTGCCTGTCCGTCGCCGACGAGAGTGGACCGTGA
- a CDS encoding prephenate dehydrogenase/arogenate dehydrogenase family protein gives MTSSPGPGARSVVVAGGAGAVGAMLADLWRGDGDTVHVLDARAGDDIRFPEREAEVRLREADVVVLAVPEDVALEAMKSVSPLLRPTALLVETLSVKSRFSSAVAELAGDGDRGGPIAGINPMFAPSLGLSGRTVAAVVHRDGAGADRLLDDLARWGARVKITTADRHDHVCAAVQTLTHATVLAFGHALADLGVDADEAAAMATPPFMTMSALLARITGGTPEVYRDVQASNPSAPAAREALARAVSRVSAASAGDTEDFVELLTEAGGPLGGYADEYARLCARMFGGL, from the coding sequence GTGACCTCATCACCTGGTCCCGGTGCCCGGTCGGTGGTCGTGGCCGGTGGTGCGGGGGCGGTCGGCGCGATGCTCGCAGACCTGTGGCGCGGTGACGGGGACACCGTGCACGTTCTCGACGCCCGCGCCGGCGACGACATCCGATTCCCCGAGCGGGAGGCGGAGGTACGACTCCGGGAGGCCGACGTCGTCGTACTCGCGGTCCCGGAGGATGTGGCGCTCGAGGCCATGAAGTCGGTGAGCCCACTGCTGAGACCGACGGCGCTGCTGGTGGAGACGCTCTCGGTGAAGTCCCGGTTCTCCTCCGCCGTTGCCGAACTCGCCGGTGACGGCGACCGCGGCGGCCCGATTGCCGGGATCAACCCGATGTTCGCTCCGTCCCTCGGCCTTTCGGGCCGTACGGTTGCGGCCGTCGTTCATCGGGACGGCGCGGGCGCGGATCGCCTTCTCGATGACCTCGCGCGGTGGGGCGCACGGGTGAAGATCACGACCGCGGACCGGCACGACCATGTCTGTGCGGCGGTACAGACCCTCACCCATGCGACGGTCCTGGCGTTCGGGCACGCGCTCGCCGACCTCGGGGTCGACGCCGACGAGGCCGCCGCGATGGCCACCCCGCCGTTCATGACGATGTCGGCGCTACTGGCACGGATCACCGGCGGCACACCCGAGGTGTATCGGGACGTGCAGGCGTCGAACCCGTCCGCACCAGCCGCACGAGAAGCGTTGGCGCGCGCCGTGTCCCGGGTCTCCGCCGCGTCCGCAGGCGACACCGAGGATTTCGTCGAACTGCTCACCGAGGCGGGCGGCCCGTTGGGCGGTTACGCAGACGAGTACGCGCGACTGTGTGCGCGGATGTTCGGGGGGTTGTAG
- a CDS encoding ABC transporter permease, which yields MTIQVDKTRIIDPESATDPARSRRRGGSAVWLRWLGKLGSAVFVLWAAATITFLLQVLAPGDRATLLLNLSSGESRERTPDELGPVNEQFGFTDSIWQQYLHYLQGLLRGDLGTSYQLSEPVTEVIAAQLGPTLVLTISALIVAWLLVLVTTTLTAGRRGPGGAFGALLETVSAGLPQYWLGSILLVVFAINLAWFPVESGDSSRGLVLPVLTLAIPLAGFLGSIARDEFARALDQPFVLTARSRGLGDLAVRARHVLRHSVIPAVTVSGWAMGALLSGAVIAETVFARAGIGQTLVAAASSRDVPLVSGIVVLVAAIYTVANLLVDFLYTVIDPRIEVP from the coding sequence ATGACCATTCAGGTCGACAAGACGAGGATCATCGACCCGGAGTCGGCGACCGATCCGGCCCGGAGTCGACGCCGTGGGGGTTCTGCGGTGTGGCTGCGGTGGCTGGGCAAACTCGGCTCGGCCGTGTTCGTGCTGTGGGCGGCTGCGACGATCACGTTTCTCCTGCAGGTGCTCGCACCCGGTGACCGCGCGACGCTGCTGCTGAACCTGTCGTCCGGGGAGAGTCGCGAGCGCACCCCCGACGAATTGGGGCCGGTCAACGAGCAGTTCGGGTTCACCGACTCGATCTGGCAGCAGTACCTGCACTACCTACAGGGTCTGCTGCGCGGTGACCTCGGGACGTCGTACCAGCTGAGTGAACCCGTCACCGAGGTGATCGCCGCGCAGCTGGGTCCCACACTCGTGCTGACCATCAGCGCCCTGATCGTGGCCTGGTTGCTGGTCCTGGTGACCACGACGCTGACTGCCGGCCGCCGCGGCCCGGGCGGAGCGTTCGGTGCCCTGCTCGAGACCGTGAGCGCCGGACTGCCGCAGTACTGGCTGGGGTCGATCCTGCTGGTGGTTTTCGCGATCAATCTCGCCTGGTTCCCGGTCGAGAGTGGTGACTCGTCGCGCGGACTGGTCCTGCCGGTGCTCACGCTGGCGATACCGCTGGCCGGATTCCTGGGCAGCATCGCTCGCGACGAGTTCGCCCGGGCACTTGACCAGCCGTTCGTTCTTACCGCGCGGAGCCGTGGTCTCGGCGACCTGGCGGTTCGTGCTCGACATGTCCTGCGACACTCGGTCATTCCCGCTGTCACCGTTTCCGGTTGGGCCATGGGTGCGCTGCTCTCGGGTGCGGTCATCGCCGAGACCGTGTTCGCCCGCGCTGGTATCGGACAGACCCTCGTCGCAGCCGCCAGCTCGCGCGACGTCCCACTGGTCAGCGGCATCGTCGTGCTCGTCGCCGCGATCTACACCGTCGCCAACCTGCTGGTCGACTTCCTCTACACCGTCATCGACCCCCGGATCGAGGTCCCGTGA
- a CDS encoding monooxygenase — MSVLTRVISDRSTILSEIAADAAARELTGIDPHAQVRLLSESGYTALTLDEVSGPGAGAPELFEFLIDLARADPIVAHILRAHFWFVEQIRRFPDGPVRDRWAAEIAAGKVFGNATSERTGNAGSLSFRTELRAVDGGWLLTGAKFYSTGTAFSDYVSVTATVRGGEFDGQVARVVLPVDRDGVTIVDDWDGIGQNRTGTGTTTLDNVRVAADDVLAFTNPSSTTAVANDGPFLQLYLQALITGILLSVSDDATALLRSRTRTFDHAPAGSPRHDPVLLGTVGEIDAAAHVARAAVLDAARTIEEAFAPARSGVIEPDLFVKASIAAARVKVHVDRVGLRAAADLFDVGGASSASRAKNLDRHWRNIRTVTLHNPTSYKAIALGDLLVNDTPLPANGYF, encoded by the coding sequence ATGAGCGTCCTGACCCGCGTCATCTCCGATCGTTCGACGATCCTGTCCGAGATCGCGGCCGACGCCGCCGCGCGCGAACTGACCGGTATCGACCCGCATGCTCAGGTGCGACTCCTGAGTGAATCCGGTTACACCGCCCTGACTCTCGACGAAGTGTCCGGCCCCGGCGCCGGGGCTCCCGAGCTGTTCGAGTTCCTCATCGATCTCGCCCGTGCCGATCCGATCGTCGCCCACATCCTGCGCGCGCACTTCTGGTTCGTCGAGCAGATCCGCCGATTCCCCGACGGCCCCGTACGCGACCGCTGGGCCGCAGAGATCGCGGCGGGAAAGGTGTTCGGCAACGCGACCAGTGAACGCACCGGGAACGCGGGTTCGCTCTCGTTCCGGACCGAACTGCGTGCCGTCGACGGCGGGTGGTTGCTGACCGGGGCCAAGTTCTACAGCACCGGCACCGCATTCTCGGACTACGTGTCGGTCACCGCGACGGTACGCGGCGGCGAGTTCGACGGTCAGGTCGCTCGGGTCGTCCTGCCCGTCGACCGCGACGGTGTCACCATCGTCGACGACTGGGACGGGATCGGCCAGAATCGCACCGGTACCGGCACCACCACCCTGGACAACGTCCGAGTGGCGGCCGACGACGTCCTCGCCTTCACCAACCCGTCCTCGACCACCGCGGTCGCCAACGACGGACCGTTCCTTCAGCTCTACCTACAGGCACTGATCACCGGAATCCTGTTGTCGGTCAGCGACGATGCGACCGCACTTCTGCGGTCACGCACGCGAACCTTCGACCACGCCCCCGCCGGGTCACCGCGCCACGACCCCGTGCTACTCGGCACAGTCGGCGAGATCGACGCGGCCGCCCACGTCGCGCGGGCGGCAGTCCTGGACGCCGCACGGACCATCGAGGAGGCGTTCGCGCCGGCACGCAGCGGCGTGATCGAGCCGGACCTGTTCGTCAAGGCTTCCATCGCAGCAGCACGGGTCAAGGTCCACGTCGACCGCGTCGGACTGCGTGCCGCCGCCGACCTGTTCGACGTCGGCGGCGCGTCGTCGGCCAGTCGGGCCAAGAACCTGGACCGGCACTGGCGCAACATCCGTACGGTCACGCTCCACAACCCGACCTCGTACAAGGCGATCGCCCTCGGCGACCTCCTGGTCAACGACACTCCCCTGCCGGCGAACGGGTACTTCTGA